One stretch of Deltaproteobacteria bacterium DNA includes these proteins:
- a CDS encoding signal recognition particle protein → MLEGLSEKLRRVLKGVRGQGTLTESNIKEALREVRMALLEADVNFAVVKEFTAAVKEKAMGGEVLASLTPGQQFTKIVKDELTRFLGGAAAELELKGRPAVIMMVGLQGSGKTTTTAKLARFLKGRGRSPLVVAADLVRPAAVLQLQRLSREVGADFFDIGDMKDPASICAEALRVAAIKGYDTMLVDTAGRLHIDDGLMEELRTLKSILKPCETLFVADAMTGQDAVNTAGGFHEAIDITGVVLTKLDSDARGGAALSMRMTTGRPVKFVGLSEKMDGLEVFHPDRLAGRILGMGDVLTLVEKAQAVVDREQARSLERKIRRDAFTLQDFKDQLRQIRKMGSLDSILSMIPGFDALKKSKGLTVDEREFKVVEAIIDSMTVKERLNPACLNARRKQRIAAGSGTTVQDVNRLIKQYDQMRKLMKRFSKKGARGLKGLFQGLGR, encoded by the coding sequence ATGCTCGAAGGTCTTTCCGAAAAACTGCGCCGGGTGCTCAAGGGGGTGAGGGGCCAGGGGACCCTCACGGAGTCGAACATAAAGGAGGCCCTGCGCGAAGTGCGCATGGCGTTGCTCGAGGCGGACGTCAACTTCGCGGTCGTCAAGGAATTCACGGCGGCCGTGAAGGAGAAGGCCATGGGCGGGGAGGTGCTGGCGAGCCTTACGCCGGGGCAGCAGTTCACCAAGATCGTGAAGGACGAGCTCACCCGTTTTCTCGGCGGCGCCGCGGCGGAGCTCGAGCTGAAGGGGCGTCCCGCGGTCATCATGATGGTGGGACTGCAGGGCTCCGGCAAGACGACCACGACGGCCAAGCTGGCACGTTTTCTCAAGGGCCGCGGCAGAAGCCCCCTCGTCGTCGCCGCCGACCTCGTGCGGCCCGCGGCGGTGCTCCAGCTCCAGAGGCTCTCCAGGGAGGTGGGGGCGGACTTCTTCGACATCGGTGACATGAAGGACCCCGCCTCCATATGCGCCGAGGCGCTGAGGGTGGCGGCCATCAAGGGTTACGACACGATGCTCGTCGACACGGCCGGCCGCCTCCACATCGACGACGGCCTCATGGAAGAGCTCAGGACGCTCAAGTCCATACTCAAGCCCTGCGAAACACTCTTCGTCGCCGACGCCATGACGGGACAGGACGCGGTGAACACGGCGGGCGGCTTCCACGAGGCCATCGACATAACGGGCGTGGTGCTCACCAAGCTCGACAGCGACGCCAGGGGCGGCGCGGCCCTCTCCATGCGCATGACCACGGGCAGGCCCGTGAAGTTCGTGGGCCTGAGCGAGAAGATGGACGGCCTGGAGGTCTTTCATCCCGACAGGCTGGCGGGACGGATCCTCGGCATGGGAGACGTGCTCACGCTCGTGGAGAAGGCCCAGGCCGTGGTCGACAGGGAGCAGGCCCGAAGCCTGGAGCGCAAGATCCGCAGGGACGCCTTCACGCTCCAGGACTTCAAGGACCAGCTCCGCCAGATAAGGAAGATGGGCTCGCTCGACTCCATCCTCTCCATGATCCCTGGCTTCGACGCCCTCAAGAAATCCAAGGGACTGACGGTGGACGAGCGCGAGTTCAAGGTCGTGGAGGCCATAATCGACTCCATGACCGTCAAGGAGAGGCTCAATCCCGCGTGCCTCAACGCAAGGCGCAAGCAGCGCATAGCGGCGGGCAGCGGCACCACCGTGCAGGATGTGAACAGGCTCATAAAGCAGTACGACCAGATGCGAAAGCTCATGAAGCGCTTCAGCAAGAAGGGGGCCAGGGGCCTGAAGGGGCTCTTCCAGGGCCTGGGACGCTGA
- the rpsP gene encoding 30S ribosomal protein S16, whose translation MAVRIRLARHGRKKRPFYRIVVADASSPRDGRCIEVVGTYDPNHDPAAVDLKAEKIVAWLKKGASPSETVRQILKKAGVGIQKAGGAG comes from the coding sequence TTGGCGGTAAGGATAAGGCTTGCGAGACACGGACGCAAGAAACGGCCGTTTTACCGTATAGTTGTTGCTGATGCGAGCTCTCCGCGAGACGGCAGATGCATCGAAGTGGTAGGCACTTACGATCCTAATCACGATCCGGCTGCTGTTGACCTCAAAGCTGAAAAGATTGTCGCCTGGCTCAAGAAAGGCGCGAGTCCCTCTGAGACGGTAAGGCAGATCTTGAAGAAGGCAGGGGTAGGGATACAGAAAGCTGGAGGTGCTGGATGA